Below is a window of Rhodamnia argentea isolate NSW1041297 chromosome 11, ASM2092103v1, whole genome shotgun sequence DNA.
AAGTCTTCCAAATCCTGTGTTCCAACTCACGGAGAAATCCCCCATTCTCATCATGCAAGATAGAATAACGAAATTTCTGCGTCGTATTTTCCAAAATTAGTCATGGGTAAAATTAACCTTTCGCTAAGCTCACAAAATGTGCTGCTAGCTGCTTATTGCTAAATAGACATAGCACAAAAGGAAGCAAAAGGTGCATACCAAACTCCTCTCTACTACAGACTTCAAGTCTGAAAGGTGATCATCTTGAAGTATTTGCATCTACAAAGCACATACGGAGCATACAAGTTAGAATGAAGTCTCCACACATTTGCAATCAAACAGTCGGCATgcagaaaaaattgacaaaacttgtACAGATAAGATAAGGTGTTACAGTCTGCAGGTCTCCTTTAGTTGCGAAATGTTGAGCCGCGTCGTCCAAACCATCATCAAGGACTTCAACAATCAGATCGACATATTTTGATGGACACCTTCGGCTTCTAATCTGATCACCTGCatcatgaaataaataaaaaataaaaaaaacagccAAGTAACTAAGAACAAAAACTATCGTAAAGCAACCATTGAGGGCTGTAATCTACTCCAACACAGCAATGCATTATTTTCTCAACGAAAACACAGAACATCAAGGGCGAAACATAAATTACCAGAGCGATGCGGCAGGCATCCCATAAGACTTCACGAGAGGTCGGGACCTCATCTCCGACTTGATTCCCCATCGAAGCAGAGGGGTCAATGCAGCCATCTGCAAGCTGAAGAAGAATTGGAAAGGATTGGCggaagaaggtgaagaaagGCTCATTTCGCCCTGTTTTTAACCGAAGTAAAACTAGCGGCTCCTTTTACCAAAAGACGACTGGTTTTTCATACCGACCCTGCTCCCGACGCTGTTcttgtttttgtctttgttttttttttttttttcatttcgctTTTGTTCCGGTTTGTTCTATATCCTACGGAGGTGAACAGTAGATGCACATCCACACATATATAGATGCAATGCAGACAACTAAACCGCAGAAACTGACATCCTCTGACAAGTAAAACGCAGAATCGATTCCAGTATTCAATAGCAAAACACTCGATTCGCGTAATCAGCATAACGAAGAACCGACGGCAAGCTGTTATCCCTCGGTCCAACCCGCACGATGACATCATTCTCGAAATCACCAAACACGGACTCGACACGGTTATCTCGACTAAGAACCCTCTGATCAATCGCGTAAATGCTCGCTTGGGTTACTTACTGGTGAAGCGCTACGACAACTTGTCGTGCTTCTGCTCGGTTTAGCTCTCCCTGGACTAGTCGTGCCCCTTGAAAGGTGAGAGCAAGAGCGCCGGAGCGACCGTTATAGAGTCTGAGAAGCGAGAGGCGCGAGCGCGAGAGGGGaggtgagagagagtgatgcCACGTTCAATTTAGTGTTTCACCGGTCAATTGCAGTAAAGCTGCTTCCCTAGAGCctagaaggaaaaaacaaaatcagatAAAAAAAGCAAGGCATGCCGGTCTGGTTTCCACACAAAGAACCGGATCGGTTATAGAGGGTGGCTCTCAAATCTGTGAAGTCAGGAACAATCAAAAATCGATCGATCCGCCACCCGATTTAAACCAGGTAGTTTGTGCATTCCATTTTGATTTGATAGATTCGATGTTCTTTTTTCATAGTAATCTCCTTAACTCACTcacaaaattatttgtttttaaatGAGAAACAATGTCCATTATAAAACAAATGATACTATTTAATTCTCAATCTATatagtaaaatatttttacaaGAAAACGATATCATGAATTATGGATCATTTGTGAATTTGGGAtttattcatttcattttcCAACAGTTTTTATTGTGAATTTGTCAAAAAGAAGAATGCGCGTGAACAAAAAAGCCAGCAAAAAGCTCCTCGGTGTTGAGTGAAGTATATCTAAAAAtgtcaagaagaaaaaaaaatcaaatacccGGAACATTCGAAAGCCGTGCTCAAATAACGGGGCTTGCTACATAACGAATGAAGAACTGAAGTGAGAATTCGTTGAGTGCCGAGTGAAACTACCAATAGATGGAGAAAAATAAACCTGTCCATGAAAGATTTCGGATGACAAATGTACGCTTGGGAGGGTCTTTGCGGTAAGATGAATACATGAATCGCACTCTGGGAACTCGAGTGAATCGGAAGTAAGGGTCTTGCCTACACATAACCACTTGTATGCGAGCACCACGTAAAATGCATAGTACTAGGGGTTATACGTGTGTATGTAACTTCTCACTTAAAGCAGCATGTTTGTTTACTAACCAACTGGAGAAGGTAATGCCCCGACTATTATTGTGGACCAAGAGATATGGAGCATGCGGCGCTAAGCTGCTAAAATATATGCCAAGTACAAAGGG
It encodes the following:
- the LOC115735912 gene encoding uncharacterized protein LOC115735912; the encoded protein is MGNQVGDEVPTSREVLWDACRIALIRSRRCPSKYVDLIVEVLDDGLDDAAQHFATKGDLQTMQILQDDHLSDLKSVVERSLKFRYSILHDENGGFLRELEHRIWKTSS